The following proteins are co-located in the Anaerosporomusa subterranea genome:
- a CDS encoding energy-coupling factor transporter transmembrane component T family protein yields the protein MVKLAPLTRLIATFAVSIWAFILQSPLVLTGLAAIIVMLLFVVSGLRKGGRIAGSLALVVAGLIAVQYLLGTDMNVAIAGGLRMVIMSVAFIVLFASTRAQDLTTALVTQCHIPYEFAFLFTSTLRFVPDLLAESQAVQEAQACRGYTSKGGLSRLVAYLSVVQPLVLRSVSRSETMAMSLELRGFNAGKRSFLTSVALGATDYLLFVLMAAVTMVLIGFRAGLIS from the coding sequence ATGGTTAAACTGGCTCCTTTGACCCGGCTTATCGCCACTTTCGCGGTCTCAATCTGGGCCTTTATCCTGCAATCTCCGCTTGTTCTTACTGGATTAGCGGCCATCATCGTCATGTTGCTGTTTGTTGTGTCCGGCCTGCGCAAGGGCGGACGGATCGCAGGAAGTCTGGCCCTGGTTGTAGCAGGCTTGATCGCTGTGCAATATCTCTTGGGCACAGATATGAATGTTGCCATTGCCGGTGGTCTGCGGATGGTTATCATGTCGGTCGCTTTTATTGTCTTATTTGCGAGCACTCGGGCACAGGACTTAACCACAGCGCTTGTTACCCAGTGCCATATTCCCTATGAATTTGCCTTTCTGTTTACCTCTACACTGCGGTTTGTGCCCGACCTGCTGGCAGAAAGTCAAGCCGTACAGGAAGCTCAGGCTTGTCGTGGCTATACTTCAAAAGGTGGATTAAGCCGTCTGGTAGCGTATCTCTCTGTCGTTCAGCCGCTGGTTCTTCGTTCAGTCAGTCGGTCTGAGACCATGGCCATGTCTCTGGAACTGCGTGGCTTCAATGCCGGTAAACGCAGCTTTCTCACCAGTGTTGCCCTGGGAGCGACTGATTATCTGCTGTTTGTACTGATGGCGGCGGTGACGATGGTTTTGATTGGTTTTAGGGCAGGCTTAATCAGCTAA